A single region of the Drosophila miranda strain MSH22 chromosome 2, D.miranda_PacBio2.1, whole genome shotgun sequence genome encodes:
- the LOC108153934 gene encoding uncharacterized protein LOC108153934: MLFQPLVMQLSPLLRIIIGQYFASFSSILIVHNNTRTTTLLQLEYLRSLELVLKGFGQSILLQWINVGQLSDLAELEWQVMSAVNSSTIEGFITILSQTNLFLHARYYATRNANVRLKDKRYLFLCEDEHPQELLAMDILQFYPHHLMVRPGTRAVTGPERGPVTVPVPAHRHKEGTSVNTESTRDGNGGAGATLPYRDINFELWTQKFVGAFGNLDAVRLGAFLPNETFAGNSRVELYPNKLLDLQQRTLRLGSITYVPYTITNYVPAGEGNEDPIHPHGANRSIAYYGAEANVMKTFCQVHHCHLRVEAYGADNWGSIYENESSDGMLGDVYKQRVELAIGCIYNWYDGITETSYHIARSSVTILGPAPAPLPSWRTNILPFNGATWLLLISTMVICGVFLYVMKFASFRLGYCRYEPEFHHARKIEQSLLDTFALFIQQPSAPLSFDRFATRFFLATLLCATITLENIYSGQLKSLLTVPFYSAPVDTIEKWAQAGWKWAAPSIVWVHTVESSDLGIEQILARNFEVRDHSFLSNASFSPNYGLGIERLVSGSLSVGNYVPADALENRIVLHDDLYFDWTRAVSIRGWTLMPELDKHILTCQETGLYVHWELEFVVKYMDKKVQEILLDMVNGHKAKGAPKPLNVSNITGALFVLAFGYTFAFSALLVETAICGLKKIK, translated from the exons atgttgttcCAGCCACTCGTGATGCAGCTGAGTCCATTGCTTCGGATTATAA TTGGACAATATTTCGCTTCCTTTTCGTCCATTCTGATCGTTCACAACAATACCCGGACCACAACTCTCCTTCAACTGGAGTACCTGAGATCTCTGGAGCTTGTGCTTAAGGGCTTTGGTCAATCCATACTCCTGCAATGGATCAATGTCGGACAATTGAGTGACTTGGCGGAACTTGAGTGGCAGGTCATGAGTGCCGTCAACAGCAGCACCATAGAG GGATTCATCACAATCCTGTCGCAGACGAATCTTTTTCTCCATGCCCGATACTATGCCACACGTAATGCCAATGTGCGCCTCAAGGACAAGCGATATCTGTTCTTGTGCGAGGATGAACATCCCCAGGAGTTGTTGGCCATGGACATTCTGCAGT TCTACCCACACCATCTGATGGTGCGACCAGGAACAAGAGCCGTAACAGGACCAGAAAGAGGACCAGTAACAGTACCAGTACCAGCCCACAGGCATAAAGAGGGCACATCGGTAAACACGGAAAGCACGAGGGATGGGA atggaggagCCGGAGCCACTTTGCCGTACCGCGACATCAATTTCGAGCTGTGGACACAAAAGTTTGTCGGAGCCTTTGGTAATTTGGATGCCGTGCGCCTGGGCGCATTCTTGCCGAACGAAACTTTTGCCGGGAACAGCCGGGTCGAACTTTATCCCAACAAGCTACTCGATCTGCAGCAGCGCACCCTGCGCTTGGGCTCCATTACTTATGTCCCAtatacaattactaattatgTG CCAGCTGGCGAGGGCAATGAAGATCCCATTCACCCGCATGGGGCTAACCGTTCGATTGCGTACTACGGCGCCGAGGCCAATGTGATGAAGACCTTCTGTCAGGTGCACCATTGTCATTTGCGTGTGGAGGCGT ACGGGGCCGACAACTGGGGCAGCATCTATGAGAATGAGTCGAGCGACGGCATGCTGGGGGACGTTTACAAACAGCGCGTGGAACTGGCCATTGGCTGCATCTACAACTGGTACGACGGCATCACGGAGACCTCGTATCACATTGCCCGCTCCTCGGTGACAATTCTGGGACCAGCACCGGC ACCCTTACCCAGTTGGCGCACCAATATTCTACCCTTCAATGGCGCCACGTGGCTGCTGCTCATCTCTACAATGGTGATCTGCGGCGTCTTTCTATATGTGATGAAGTTTGCAAGCTTTCGGCTGGGTTATTGCAGATATGAGCCAGAATTCCATCATGCGAGGAAGATCGAGCAGTCCCTGCTGGACACCTTTGCTCTGTTCATCCAGCAGCCATCGGCTCCACTCAG CTTTGATCGGTTTGCCACTCGCTTCTTTCTGGCTACGCTCTTGTGCGCCACCATCACGCTGGAGAACATCtacagcggacagctcaagtcGCTGCTGACAGTCCCCTTCTACAGTGCTCCCGTGGACACCATCGAGAAGTGGGCACAAGCTGGCTGGAAATGGGCAGCCCCCTCCATTGTCTGGGTCCATACCGTGGAGAGCTCCGATCTGGGCATCGAGCAGATATTGGCCAGGAACTTTGAGGTGCGCGACCACAGCTTCTTGTCCAATGCCAGCTTCAGCCCCAATTATGGACTGGGGATCGAGCGTCTGGTCTCGGGGTCTCTTTCGGTTGGAAATTATGTGCCCGCGGATGCATTGGAGAACCGCATT GTTCTGCACGATGATCTGTACTTTGATTGGACCCGGGCTGTGTCTATACGTGGCTGGACTTTGATGCCGGAGCTGGACAAGCATATTCTCACCTGCCAGGAGACGGGTCTCTATGTTCACTGGGAGCTGGAG TTTGTGGTCAAGTATATGGACAAGAAGGTACAGGAAATTCTGCTGGATATGGTCAACGGGCACAAGGCCAAGGGTGCACCGAAGCCCCTAAATGTCAGCAACATCACTGGGGCTCTATTTGTCCTGGCCTTTGGCTACACCTTCGCTTTCAGTGCCCTCTTGGTGGAGACTGCCATCTGTGGGCTAAAGAAAATCAAATAA
- the LOC108154502 gene encoding metallothionein-3, whose protein sequence is MVCKGCGSNCKCTATKCGDNCACDQDCKCVCKSGPKDKCCTTKAK, encoded by the exons ATGGTTTGCAAGGGCTGTGGATCTA ACTGCAAGTGCACGGCGACCAAGTGCGGCGATAATTGCGCCTGCGATCAGGACTGCAAGTGCGTCTGCAAGTCTGGTCCCAAGGATAAGTGCTGCACCACCAAGGCCAAGTGA
- the LOC108154533 gene encoding endothelial differentiation-related factor 1 homolog yields MSSTNLDYETMSQRRDKLPQDVCRLIMQGRQAKGLSQKELASKIFEKPQVIGDYEAGRGIPKDQILAKIERIIGIKLLGKNRGMPLKKKVGKKK; encoded by the coding sequence ATGAGCTCGACTAATTTGGATTACGAGACTATGTCTCAGCGTCGCGACAAGCTGCCGCAGGACGTGTGCCGTCTGATTATGCAGGGACGCCAGGCCAAGGGGCTAAGCCAGAAGGAACTTGCCAGCAAGATTTTCGAGAAGCCGCAAGTCATTGGTGACTACGAGGCCGGACGCGGAATACCCAAGGATCAAATTCTTGCCAAGATCGAGCGCATCATCGGCATCAAGCTGCTCGGCAAGAACCGCGGTATGCCACTTAAAAAAAAAGTGGGGAAAAAGAAGTAA